The following are encoded together in the Triticum dicoccoides isolate Atlit2015 ecotype Zavitan chromosome 6B, WEW_v2.0, whole genome shotgun sequence genome:
- the LOC119323926 gene encoding mannose-P-dolichol utilization defect 1 protein homolog 2-like: MWRLANLEMTELEILGMNFGCVLSALSDAKIPEKECLLPLVSKLLGYCIVAASTTVKLPQILKILKHGSVRGLSVASFELELIGYTIALAYCIHKGLPFSAYGELAFLLIQAIILIGIIYYYSPPMGTKTWMKALIYCGLAPTVLVGKIDPGLFEILYASQHAIFFCARVPQIWKNFTNKSTGELSFLTSFMNFAGSLVRVFTSIQEKTPLSVLMGSVIGIVTNGTILGQIAMYQKPAPKKGKKEE, translated from the exons ATGTGGAGATTGGCGAATCTGGAGATGACGGAGCTGGAGATCCTGGGCATGAACTTCGGCTGCGTCCTCTCGGCGCTGTCGGACGCCAAGATCCCGGAGAAAGAGTGCCTGCTCCCGCTCGTCTCCAAGCTCCTCGGCTACTGCATCGTGGCCGCCTCCACCACCGTCAAGCTCCCGCAG ATACTAAAGATTTTGAAGCATGGAAGTGTTAGAGGACTTAGTGTAGCCTCCTTTGAGCTTGAGCTCATTGGCTACACAATTGCTCTGGCATATTGTATTCATAAAGGACTGCCCTTTTCAGCTTATGGAGAGCTAGCTTTTCTGCTGATTCAAG CAATTATCTTGATTGGAATCATTTACTATTACTCGCCACCAATGGGAACCAAAACATGGATGAAAGCTTTGAT ATATTGTGGACTAGCTCCGACTGTTTTGGTTGGAAAAATTGATCCGGGTCTTTTTGAAATCCTTTAT GCTTCACAGCATGCCATCTTCTTTTGTGCTAGAGTACCGCAGATCTGGAAAAATTTCACA AATAAGAGCACTGGCGAGCTGAGCTTCCTGACTTCTTTCATGAACTTCGCTGGTTCCCTTG TAAGAGTTTTTACCAGCATCCAGGAGAAGACTCCGTTAAGTG TACTTATGGGCTCTGTAATCGGCATCGTGACAAACGGTACGATCCTGGGTCAGATAGCGATGTACCAAAAGCCTGCGCCGAAGAAAGGGAAGAAAGAAGAGTAA